TCGGGCTTGTCTGGTTTGCCGCTTTGATCGTGGCCGTCATGTCGCTGATGATTTCCGTGCTCGTGCGCAGCACCGCGGCGGGAATGGGCATCATGCTCGCGCTGATCATTGCCGGCACGATTTTGACCAACATGGTGTCGTCCTGGGAGACGGCGAAATACTTGTTTATGGTCAATTTTCGGCTTACCGATTACTTGACCGGATCAATGCCACCGATCAAAGGAATGGACTTAACGTTCTCCTTAATCGTGCTTTCCGTCTGGGGAATCGCGTCGGTGATCGTGTCTTTTTGGGCGTTTACGAAAAAAGATATCTTGAACTAGCGCTGTCGAATGCATATAATGCACATTAGAACGCTGTAGAACGAAAGAGAACCGGAAAAAACAGACGACCATCGTTTTTTCGCATATTAGGGGGAACCTCAATGCCCGAACAGATCGACCTGTTTGCCAATATAGAAAATAAGCCGTCCGACTACGGCGCCGACGATATTCAAGTGCTCGAAGGGCTTGTCGCGGTCCGCAAAAGACCCGGCATGTATATCGGCAGCACCGGCCCGTCCGGCCTGCATCACCTCGTCTGGGAAATCGTCGACAACGCCGTGGACGAGCATTTGGCGAAGTTTTGTTCGAAAATCGACGTGACGATACATAAGGACAACTCGGTCACGGTGCTCGACAACGGCCGCGGCATCCCGACGGGCATGCATAAGATCGGCATCCCGACACCGCAGGTCGTATTTACGATTTTGCACGCGGGAGGAAAATTCGGCGGCGGCGGCTACAAAAAGTCCGGGGGCCTGCACGGCGTAGGCGCTTCCGTAACAAACGCCTTGTCCGAGTGGCTCGAGGTGACGATTTACCTCGGAGGAAAAACGCACCGGATGCGCTTCGAATATTGGGTTGACCCGGACGGCAAGGAGCATGTCGGCGAACCGGTAACCGGTCTGGAAGTGATCGGAAATACGAACAAGACCGGAACGAAAGTTACGTTTAAGCCGGACAAACGCGTATTCCAGGGCGGCATCGCGCTTAACTACGATACGCTGGCCGAACGCCTGCAGGAAATCGCTTTTCTGAATTCGGGGCTGCAGGTAACCCTGAAGGACGAGCGCGCCGACAAGGAAGAGACGTTCAAATACGACGGCGGCGCCAGTCAGTTCGTGCAATTTTTGAACGAAGAGAAGACGGTGCTGCACGATGTGATCCATTTTGCCGACGAGAAAGATGATATCGAAGTCGAGGTGGCGCTGCAGTACAACGACGGCTACACCGAAACGATCGTGTCGTTCGTCAACTCGATCCCGACCCGCGGCGGCGGAACGCACGAGACCGGCTTCAAGACGGCGTACACGCGTGTGATGAACGATTATGCGCGGAAGAACGGCTTTTTGAAGGAAAAGGATAAAAATCTCGACGGCCAAGACCTGCGCGAAGGCATGATGGCCGTCATCAACGTGAAAATGGGCGAGGTCGAATTCGTCGGACAGACGAAGGACCAGCTCGGCAGCGCTTCGGCGCGCGGCGCGGTCGATTCGGTCGTGGCCGATCATATGGCCGTTTTCCTTGAGGAGAACCCGCAAACCGCCCAATTGATCATGAAAAAGGCGATCCAGTCGGCGAAAGCCCGCGAAGCGGCGCGTAAGGCGCGCGAGGAAGTGCGCAGCGGCAAGAAGGGCAAAAGCGAAAGCTCGAACCTCGGGGGCAAGCTGACGCCGGCGCAGTCGAAAGATTTTACGCGCACCGAGCTGTTCATCGTCGAGGGCGATTCGGCGGGCGGTTCGGCGAAGCAGGGCCGGGATTCGCGGTACCAGGCGATTTTGCCGCTGAAGGGCAAGCCGATGAATCCGGAGAAAGCGAAGCTCGTCGATATTATGAAAAACGACGAATACAAGGCGATCATCGCTGCCATCGGAGCGGGCGTCGGGCCGGAGTTCGACCAGTCGGAGAGCAATTACAGCAAGATCATCATCATGACCGACGCCGACACGGACGGTGCGCATATACAGGTGCTGCTGCTGACTTTCTTTTACCGGTACATGAAGCCGCTGATCGATAACGGCAAGGTGTATATCGCCCAGCCTCCGCTGTTCAAGGTGACGAAGAAATCGGGCAAAAACACCGTCGTCAAATACGCCTGGACCGACGAGCAGCTGCAGGCGCTGACCAAGGAGCTCGGCAAAGGTCTCGAGCTTCAGCGCTACAAAGGTCTCGGCGAGATGAACCCGGAGCAGCTGTGGGAGACGACGATGGACCCGGAAACGCGGACGCTGCTGCAGGTGCAGATTGAAGACGCCGCCAAAGCGGAGCGCCGCGTATCGACGCTGATGGGCGACAAGGTCGACCCGCGCAAACGCTGGATCATCGAGAACGTCGATTTTACCGAATACGAAGAATAAGACCGGTGAGCATGGTTCAGGGGCGGTATGTCCTGAAAGGCCATTGCTCGCCGTACTGTTATGAATCGACAGGGGGGTACATGTGAGCATTCTCGAAGAGTTTCTACCCGCATATTTGGAAGAAATCGTAGGCGACCGCTTCGGACGCTATTCGAAATATATTATCCAGGACCGGGCCATACCCGACGTGCGCGACGGACTCAAGCCGGTGCAGCGGCGCATTTTGTATGCGATGTATGATGCCGGCAACACCCCGGACAAGCCGTACCGCAAATCGGCCAAAACGGTCGGGGACGTAATGGGCAACTACCATCCGCACGGCGACGCGTCGATATACGAGGGTATGGTCCGGATGGCGCAGCCTTGGAAAATGGGCCACGTGCTGATCGACGGGCACGGCAACTGGGGCTCCATTGACGATGATCCGGCGGCGGCGATGCGCTACACGGAAGCTCGCTTGTCGGAGATTGCGATGGAGCTGCTCCGCGATATTGAGAAGCGCACCGTGCAGTTCAAGGATAATTTCGACAATACGGCGAAGGAGCCTGTCGTGCTGCCTTCACGTTATCCGAACCTGCTCGTCAACGGCGTCAGCGGCATCTCCTCCGGCTTTGCGACGGAAATACCGCCGCACAACCTGCGCGAGGTGATCGACGCCTGCATCGCGGTGATGGATAAACCTGACATCACGCTCGAAGAGCTGATGACGATCGTGAGAGGTCCGGACTTCCCGACCGGCGGTATCATCATGGGCGAGGAAGGCATTCGCGAGGCATACCGTACCGGCAAAGGCCGCATCTACGTGCGCTCGAAGACGGCCATCGAGGATCTTCGCGGCGGCAAGCAGCAGATCGTCATCACGGAAATTCCGTATCAAGTCGTCAAATCCCGTCTCGTCACCGCGATGGAGAACATCCGTTTGGAGAAGAAAATCGAAGGCATCGCCGAAGTGCGGGACGAAAGCGGACGAAACGGGCTGCGCATCGTCGTCGAGCTGAAGAAGGATGCGGACGCACAGGGCGTTCTCGCGTACCTGCTGAAGAAGACGGACCTGCAGGTGACGTACAATTTCAATATGGTGGCGATCGTCAACAAAACGCCGAAGCAGCTTGGCTTGAAAGAGATGGTGGAGGCGTACATCGAGCACCAGAAGGAAGTCGTCACGTTCCGCTCGCAATATGAACTGGAAAAAGCCGAGGACCGCGCCCACGTGCTGGAAGGGCTCGTTAAAGCGCTAAATATTTTGGACGAAGTGATTGCCACGATCAAGGCGTCGAAAAATCGCCAGGACGCGCAAAACAACCTCGTGGAGAAATTCGGTTTTTCCGAGCGGCAGGCGGATGCGATCCTGGTGCTTCAGCTGTACAGGCTGACCAACCTGGAGATTACGTCGCTGGAAAAAGAGCTGAAGGACGTGCAGAAAACGATCGCTTATCTGCAATCGATCCTGTCCAGCACAAAAAAGCTGCTTGGCGTCATCAAGGATGAAATCGGCGGCATTCGCAGCAAATACGGCGTTGACCGCCGTTCCGAGATTCAGGGCGAAGTCGAGGAGCTCAAGGTAAACCTGGAAGTGATGGTCACTGCGGAGGATGTGTTCGTGACGCTGTCAAACGACGGATACATCAAGCGGACAAGCAAGCTGTCGTTTACCCGCTCCGGAGGCGAAATCGAAAGCACCGGCGTGAAGGAAGGCGATTACGTCCGCTATATGCTCGACGTGAACACGCTGGAAAACCTGATGATTTTCACGCAAAAAGGGCAATATTATTTGCTTCCGGTCCACCAGGTGCCGGAGTACAAGTGGAAGGAAAACGGAACGGCCATCGTCAACATAATCCCGATTCCGAAAGACGACAAGATCGTGAGTGTCATTCCGGTCAAAGATTTCGAAGATCCGGCCAAGTCGCTCGTGTTCGTAACCAAAAAAGGCCAAGTCAAGCGGACTGAGCTGAAAGAGTACATGACGAACCGGACGACCGGAATCGTCGCCTGCAAGCTCGGAGATGGCGACGAAGTGATCGATGTGCGTCTCAGCCTGAACAATATGGAAATTTTACTCGTCACCAAACTCGGCATGAGCATTCGTTTCCGCGAGGATGAGGTGAACCCGATGGGCCGTGCGGCGGCCGGGGTGAGAGGTATCCAGCTGAAAGAAGACGATGAGGTGATCGCTTCCGAATGGGTGGAAGGGGAAGAAGGCGAGGTTCTCGTCGTATCCGATCTTGGGTATGCCAAACGTTCGCTGCTCATGGACTATTCCGTCCAAGGCCGGGGCGGCAAAGGCATATTCACCTTCGAGTTCAAGGAAGGCAAACGTGTGAAGCCGAACGGGACGATGCTGGTCGGCGCTTTCGCGGTCAAGGAAGCGTTTGACCTCGTCGCTGTGCTGAAGAGCGGAGAGCGCCGCACGTTCTCGACCGAAAGCGCTCCGATCGAGGAGCGCAAGTCGACCGGCAAGCAGGTCATCGCTTTGGACAAAACGGATTTCGTCCTTGATGTCATTCGTTTAGCCTGATCGGTTATAAGCCCGACGGTATGACTGCCGATCAATCATAACTTGAATATTCCGGCTCCAGCTTGCGGACAAGCTGCAGCATCATGTCCAAAACGGCCCACAGAGGCACAGGCTCATCGAGCTTTTGCAGCCACTGCGGGTCGTTTATTATGCCTTTCTCCAAAGCTTTTTCAGCGAGGTTCACCTTCCAATCGTCCATTGCCAATCGCTCCTTCGGAAAATTTTGGCCGAGTAACGCGCCGATCTGACAAGCCTCTACATCGTGTTATCAGCCTATACTGCAATATATGTTGAAATGGGTCAAGTGTTCCTCGTTTTTGCCGATTCATGTCCCAAAATATTAATGGGATTAACCTTTTTTTCGCGCACAAAGCTTGTTATAATTTTTTTAGGAAAGAGGAAAAGTTTGGTGTAGCAGGAGATGATCGACTTTGAGTCCGAACGATTTTGTCAAAGTATGGTCCAAGCTGTCCAAGGACATCCACTCGTACATGGAGGCCCAACTTGCGCCGACGCTGACCGAGGGGCAGCTGGGCGTGCTGGAGCTGCTGGCGACGCAGGAACGCATGAAGCCATCCGATTTTATCGAGTATTTGGCGACGACTCC
The window above is part of the Paenibacillus hamazuiensis genome. Proteins encoded here:
- the parE gene encoding DNA topoisomerase IV subunit B produces the protein MPEQIDLFANIENKPSDYGADDIQVLEGLVAVRKRPGMYIGSTGPSGLHHLVWEIVDNAVDEHLAKFCSKIDVTIHKDNSVTVLDNGRGIPTGMHKIGIPTPQVVFTILHAGGKFGGGGYKKSGGLHGVGASVTNALSEWLEVTIYLGGKTHRMRFEYWVDPDGKEHVGEPVTGLEVIGNTNKTGTKVTFKPDKRVFQGGIALNYDTLAERLQEIAFLNSGLQVTLKDERADKEETFKYDGGASQFVQFLNEEKTVLHDVIHFADEKDDIEVEVALQYNDGYTETIVSFVNSIPTRGGGTHETGFKTAYTRVMNDYARKNGFLKEKDKNLDGQDLREGMMAVINVKMGEVEFVGQTKDQLGSASARGAVDSVVADHMAVFLEENPQTAQLIMKKAIQSAKAREAARKAREEVRSGKKGKSESSNLGGKLTPAQSKDFTRTELFIVEGDSAGGSAKQGRDSRYQAILPLKGKPMNPEKAKLVDIMKNDEYKAIIAAIGAGVGPEFDQSESNYSKIIIMTDADTDGAHIQVLLLTFFYRYMKPLIDNGKVYIAQPPLFKVTKKSGKNTVVKYAWTDEQLQALTKELGKGLELQRYKGLGEMNPEQLWETTMDPETRTLLQVQIEDAAKAERRVSTLMGDKVDPRKRWIIENVDFTEYEE
- the gyrA gene encoding DNA gyrase subunit A codes for the protein MSILEEFLPAYLEEIVGDRFGRYSKYIIQDRAIPDVRDGLKPVQRRILYAMYDAGNTPDKPYRKSAKTVGDVMGNYHPHGDASIYEGMVRMAQPWKMGHVLIDGHGNWGSIDDDPAAAMRYTEARLSEIAMELLRDIEKRTVQFKDNFDNTAKEPVVLPSRYPNLLVNGVSGISSGFATEIPPHNLREVIDACIAVMDKPDITLEELMTIVRGPDFPTGGIIMGEEGIREAYRTGKGRIYVRSKTAIEDLRGGKQQIVITEIPYQVVKSRLVTAMENIRLEKKIEGIAEVRDESGRNGLRIVVELKKDADAQGVLAYLLKKTDLQVTYNFNMVAIVNKTPKQLGLKEMVEAYIEHQKEVVTFRSQYELEKAEDRAHVLEGLVKALNILDEVIATIKASKNRQDAQNNLVEKFGFSERQADAILVLQLYRLTNLEITSLEKELKDVQKTIAYLQSILSSTKKLLGVIKDEIGGIRSKYGVDRRSEIQGEVEELKVNLEVMVTAEDVFVTLSNDGYIKRTSKLSFTRSGGEIESTGVKEGDYVRYMLDVNTLENLMIFTQKGQYYLLPVHQVPEYKWKENGTAIVNIIPIPKDDKIVSVIPVKDFEDPAKSLVFVTKKGQVKRTELKEYMTNRTTGIVACKLGDGDEVIDVRLSLNNMEILLVTKLGMSIRFREDEVNPMGRAAAGVRGIQLKEDDEVIASEWVEGEEGEVLVVSDLGYAKRSLLMDYSVQGRGGKGIFTFEFKEGKRVKPNGTMLVGAFAVKEAFDLVAVLKSGERRTFSTESAPIEERKSTGKQVIALDKTDFVLDVIRLA